The window GCTCGAGATGGGCATGGCCACCGCCCGCGGCTTCCCCGGTGACGCCGAGGAGGTGTCGCGGGTCGGCGAACTGGTCGGGGTCCGCTCCCTGTGCGGGGACGGGGACGGGCGAGGCGGCCGCGGGCAGGCCGCGCCAGGCCGCGGACACCGACCGCAGCGTGCAGATGGCCAGCAGGTCGCCGTCGGCGTCCACCAGGTCGGCGCGGGCCAGCGCCGCGCCGCCGCCCTCGCCGACGGCGGCGAGCGTCGCTCTGCCCTCGACCCAGCCCGGCGCCACCGGTGCAGGGCGGACGAACTCCAGGCGCAGCTGGGCGCTGAGCACCGCGCTGGTGGCCGGGAGTCCGGTCGCCGCCGCGGAGCCGCAGCACGCGTCGGCCACGATCCCCAGGGCGCCGGCGAGGATCCGCCGGTCGGGGCCGAGCACCGCGGAGCTGGCCGGCATCCGGGTGACGCAGTGGCCGGCTTCGGCTTCGCGTACCTGAAGACCCAGCGTCCTGTGGACGGGCAGCGCGGCCCCGCCTCGGCCCCTTCCCCTGCGCAGCCACTCCAGCTCCGCGGCGGCGCCGGGATCGCCCACCGTGGCGGGCGTGGTCTTCGGATCACCGACGCGCGGCACCCTGTCCTCCTCGTCTCGTGCGGCCTTGAACAGGAGGATACGTCAAATAGCTAAAAAATTGTTCTGAATCTGGGGTGTCGGCGCAGGCCTGGCCGCCCAGCTGGGAGGCGAGGCCACCTCTCGGCCGCCGCGTCGGCCTGCCAGCGCGGCGGCAGGCCGACGGAGGCCGTCAGAGAGTGACGGCCAGACGGGTGGCCTGGTCGATCGCGCGGACGGCGTCGAGTCCCTCGGCGTCGTCGGCGCCCCCGACCAGGTGGGCCTTGACGCCTCGCGTGGCGAGTGCCTGGTGGAGGCCTCGATCGCTCTCCTGGCCGGCGCAGAGGATGACGGTGTCGCAGGCGTGGACGCGGGCCTGCCCGTCGACCGAGTAGTGCAGGCCGCCGTCGTCGATGGCGAGATAGCGGGCGCCGGTGACCTCGGCTACCCCGGCCCTGCGCAGGCGGCCGCGCAGGATCCAGCCCGTCGACCTGCCCAGGCCGCGGCCGGTGCGACCTGCCTGCCGCTGGAACAGGGTGATCTCGCGAGTGGCCCCGGCGGGCGCGGGCGGGTCGGTCACGTCGCCGCGGCGGCGGGCGTCCGGGTCCGCCACGCCCCAGTCACGCAGGAACGGCTCCGGGTCCAGGGCGGCCCGGGCGTCGCCGACCAGGTAGTCGGCGGTGTCGAACCCGATGCCGCCGGCGCCGATGACGGCCACCCGCCGTCCGGGTGTCACCCGCCCGGTCAGCACGT of the Pseudofrankia saprophytica genome contains:
- a CDS encoding PaaI family thioesterase; the encoded protein is MPRVGDPKTTPATVGDPGAAAELEWLRRGRGRGGAALPVHRTLGLQVREAEAGHCVTRMPASSAVLGPDRRILAGALGIVADACCGSAAATGLPATSAVLSAQLRLEFVRPAPVAPGWVEGRATLAAVGEGGGAALARADLVDADGDLLAICTLRSVSAAWRGLPAAASPVPVPAQGADPDQFADPRHLLGVTGEAAGGGHAHLELEPTRAVANSFGAVHGGVVAMLAHLTATEAVRPLLGPDDEAVPLDLLVNFVRGVPAAGGPVTSTATVTHRGRTFVVAEGQIALGDGRCAVRFSAGTQIRPGGHPRPAGTRHPTRADR